In a single window of the Zea mays cultivar B73 chromosome 5, Zm-B73-REFERENCE-NAM-5.0, whole genome shotgun sequence genome:
- the LOC100383698 gene encoding uncharacterized protein LOC100383698 (The RefSeq protein has 1 substitution compared to this genomic sequence) produces MVLCAPSSTSVPPARRSSSPSSPLRACFLRVLAGRTSLSLARSPMPHAAELALRVHLLLLQLPRTLRSVATRAPAPASMTGRELQLGRSRCSPTLAAVPLSLLARVDVPSARSCPSSQLPARVKLSARRRFSPARSVPARQRALSDRSALIAITSEVLICLPARRQTWVPCSAFRASASPWCYRLAVIHWWSTSPHVQIVNPMHHLLAKWETNSSLPAPVVHYQLQHVGHARRVSKLAIKFCFRSRAAHTHLCLLAVHLTPLF; encoded by the coding sequence ATGGTGCTCTGCGCGCCGAGCTCGACCTCTGTTCCTCCTGCGCGGCGCTCCTCCTCTCCGAGCTCGCCCCTGCGCGCTTGCTTCCTGCGCGTGCTCGCCGGTCGGAGCTCTCTGTCTCTGGCACGCTCGCCCATGCCGCACGCAGCCGAGCTCGCCCTGCGCGTCCATCTCCTATTGCTCCAGCTCCCACGCACGCTCCGCTCTGTTGCCACGCGCGCCCCTGCCCCTGCTTCCATGACTGGCCGCGAGCTCCAGCTCGGCCGATCGCGCTGCTCCCCTACGCTTGCCGCGGTGCCTCTCTCCCTGCTTGCGCGTGTAGATGTGCCCTCTGCTCGGTCCTGCCCAAGCTCCCAGCTTCCTGCGCGCGTGAAGCTCTCTGCTCGCCGTCGTTTTTCCCCTGCGCGCTCAGTTCCTGCTCGCCAGCGCGCCCTCTCGGATCGCTCAGCCTTAATCGCCATCACGTCCGAGGTTTTGATATGTCTTCCTGCTCGCCGTCAAACTTGGGTTCCCTGCTCAGCCTTTAGAGCTAGCGCGTCGCCGTGGTGTTACCGTCTGGCCGTGATTCACTGGTGGTCCACGTCTCCGCATGTTCAAATCGTCAACCCCATGCACCACCTGCTTGCTAAATGGGAAACCAACAGTTCTCTCCCTGCTCCTGTCGTTCACTATCAACTTCAGCATGTTGGTCATGCTCGCCGAGTCTCCAAGCTGGCCATCAAGTTCTGCTTTCGCTCCCGTGCCGCACACACTCATCTTTGCTTGCTGGCCGTGCACCTCACTCCGCTGTTCTGA